One genomic window of Eleginops maclovinus isolate JMC-PN-2008 ecotype Puerto Natales chromosome 12, JC_Emac_rtc_rv5, whole genome shotgun sequence includes the following:
- the trmt2a gene encoding tRNA (uracil-5-)-methyltransferase homolog A isoform X1: protein MHDIQKELKIMADVSGSPVVDTPASMEEKPEDPPQDSNKDEVKSDGKAEGEKEESSDPGMYRYIKEDLFTSEIYKVEIRNLPKFTGFNDLKKFLAKHGLNPHKVKLFGKQTFAFVTFKNEEERDKAMKMVHGMQWKSQVLSVRLAKPKADPILMKRRQDEEDGAAGQPSSKRTHGGEEEEEEEGEEEPLSVQIANVVTPLWNVPYEEQLRRKEQEVVAVLQRLAKEIGSTNKAMLPWLFAQKGKYNRMCCSLEAIRPSPVKTEYRNKCEFLISMGADGEDKTIGFRMGKYKGGSCAVVGPGETSHVSAEAKKVVSAFQKFIRTTPYSVYSPETYEGHWKQLTVRTTRTKQAMAMAFFHPQKLDEEEVGALKNSMKTYFTEGEGKDSNVTSLFFIREGQRTSPNMEDLPCELVAGEGSIHEEMLGLKFRISPHSFFQVNTGAAEVLYSAVGEWAQLNENSTVLDVCCGTGTIGISLAKRVKKVIGIEMCQEAVEDAKVNANVNGLSNIEFHCGKAEDVFPKVLNALVSPNLTAIVDPPRAGLHSKVILAIRRAEHLKRLVYVACNAKAAMTNFIDLCRAPSKRVHGAAFRPVRAMAVDLFPQTMHVEMLLLFERVDYDSKQ from the exons ATGCATGACATACAGAAAGAACTCAA AATCATGGCAGATGTAAGTGGCAGCCCAGTGGTTGATACTCCCGCCTCAATGGAGGAGAAGCCCGAAGACCCCCCCCAGGACTCAAACAAGGATGAAGTCAAATCTGACGGGAAAGCTGaaggggagaaggaggagagctcCGACCCCGGGATGTACCGCTACATCAAAGAAGACCTCTTCACGTCGGAGATCTACAAAGTGGAGATCAGAAATCTCCCCAAGTTCACCGGCTTCAACGACCTGAAGAAGTTCCTGGCCAAACACGGCCTCAACCCCCACAAAGTCAAGCTGTTCGGCAAGCAGACGTTCGCCTTCGTCACCTTCAAGAATGAGGAGGAGCGCGACAAGGCCATGAAGATGGTGCACGGCATGCAGTGGAAGAGCCAGGTGCTGAGCGTGCGGCTGGCCAAACCAAAAGCAGACCCCAtcctgatgaagaggaggcaggATGAGGAAGACGGTGCAGCAGGGCAGCCTTCATCAAAGCGGACCCatgggggggaggaggaggaggaagaggagggggaagaggagccGCTCAGCGTGCAGATCGCCAACGTGGTGACGCCGCTGTGGAACGTCCCGTACGAGGAGCAGCTGAGGAGGAAGGAGCAGGAGGTGGTGGCGGTTCTGCAGAGACTCGCCAA agAGATCGGCAGCACCAACAAAGCCATGCTGCCGTGGCTGTTTGCGCAGAAAGGGAAATACAACAGGATGTGTTGCTCTCTGGAAGCGATCCGGCCTTCTCCTGTAAAA ACGGAGTACAGAAACAAGTGTGAGTTCCTAATCTCGATGGGAGCAGACGGGGAGGATAAGACCATCGGTTTCCGCATGGGGAAGTATAAAGGCGGCTCCTGTGCCGTGGTGGGGCCAGGCGAGACCAGCCACGTCTCCGCCGAGGCCAAGAAGGTGGTCAGCGCCTTTCAGAAGTTCATCAG GACAACACCGTACTCTGTGTACAGTCCTGAAACGTATGAGGGACACTGGAAGCAGCTGACTGTCAGGACTACCAGGACCAAACAAGCAATGGCTATGGCTTTCTTCCACCCACAG AAACTGGACGAAGAGGAAGTGGGTGCGTTGAAGAACTCCATGAAGACGTACTTCACTGAAGGAGAGGGAAAGGACAGCAACGTCACCTCTCTCTTCTTCATTAGAGAGGGTCAAAG GACGTCTCCTAACATGGAGGACTTGCCCTGTGAGCTGGTGGCCGGAGAGGGCAGCATTCATGAGGAAATGCTGGGTCTGAAGTTCAGGATATCTCCTCACTCCTTCTTCCAG GTGAACACAGGAGCTGCGGAGGTTCTGTACTCCGCGGTGGGGGAGTGGGCTCAGCTGAACGAGAACAGCACGGTGCTGGACGTCTGCTGCGGGACGGGAACCATCGGCATCTCTCTGGCTAAG AGAGTAAAGAAGGTCATCGGAATCGAGATGTGCCAGGAAGCTGTGGAGGACGCCAAGGTCAATGCAAACGTCAACG GTCTGAGTAATATTGAGTTTCACTGTGGGAAAGCGGAGGACGTGTTCCCCAAAGTCCTCAATGCTCTGGTGTCGCCCAACCTCACCGCCATCGTGGATCCCCCGAGGGCCGGCCTAC ATTCCAAGGTGATTCTTGCCATCCGGAGGGCGGAGCACCTGAAGAGGCTGGTGTACGTGGCATGCAATGCTAAAGCTGCCATGACCAACTTCATCGA tctgtgCAGAGCGCCGTCCAAAAGAGTCCACGGCGCTGCGTTCCGCCCGGT
- the trmt2a gene encoding tRNA (uracil-5-)-methyltransferase homolog A isoform X2, whose amino-acid sequence MADVSGSPVVDTPASMEEKPEDPPQDSNKDEVKSDGKAEGEKEESSDPGMYRYIKEDLFTSEIYKVEIRNLPKFTGFNDLKKFLAKHGLNPHKVKLFGKQTFAFVTFKNEEERDKAMKMVHGMQWKSQVLSVRLAKPKADPILMKRRQDEEDGAAGQPSSKRTHGGEEEEEEEGEEEPLSVQIANVVTPLWNVPYEEQLRRKEQEVVAVLQRLAKEIGSTNKAMLPWLFAQKGKYNRMCCSLEAIRPSPVKTEYRNKCEFLISMGADGEDKTIGFRMGKYKGGSCAVVGPGETSHVSAEAKKVVSAFQKFIRTTPYSVYSPETYEGHWKQLTVRTTRTKQAMAMAFFHPQKLDEEEVGALKNSMKTYFTEGEGKDSNVTSLFFIREGQRTSPNMEDLPCELVAGEGSIHEEMLGLKFRISPHSFFQVNTGAAEVLYSAVGEWAQLNENSTVLDVCCGTGTIGISLAKRVKKVIGIEMCQEAVEDAKVNANVNGLSNIEFHCGKAEDVFPKVLNALVSPNLTAIVDPPRAGLHSKVILAIRRAEHLKRLVYVACNAKAAMTNFIDLCRAPSKRVHGAAFRPVRAMAVDLFPQTMHVEMLLLFERVDYDSKQ is encoded by the exons ATGGCAGATGTAAGTGGCAGCCCAGTGGTTGATACTCCCGCCTCAATGGAGGAGAAGCCCGAAGACCCCCCCCAGGACTCAAACAAGGATGAAGTCAAATCTGACGGGAAAGCTGaaggggagaaggaggagagctcCGACCCCGGGATGTACCGCTACATCAAAGAAGACCTCTTCACGTCGGAGATCTACAAAGTGGAGATCAGAAATCTCCCCAAGTTCACCGGCTTCAACGACCTGAAGAAGTTCCTGGCCAAACACGGCCTCAACCCCCACAAAGTCAAGCTGTTCGGCAAGCAGACGTTCGCCTTCGTCACCTTCAAGAATGAGGAGGAGCGCGACAAGGCCATGAAGATGGTGCACGGCATGCAGTGGAAGAGCCAGGTGCTGAGCGTGCGGCTGGCCAAACCAAAAGCAGACCCCAtcctgatgaagaggaggcaggATGAGGAAGACGGTGCAGCAGGGCAGCCTTCATCAAAGCGGACCCatgggggggaggaggaggaggaagaggagggggaagaggagccGCTCAGCGTGCAGATCGCCAACGTGGTGACGCCGCTGTGGAACGTCCCGTACGAGGAGCAGCTGAGGAGGAAGGAGCAGGAGGTGGTGGCGGTTCTGCAGAGACTCGCCAA agAGATCGGCAGCACCAACAAAGCCATGCTGCCGTGGCTGTTTGCGCAGAAAGGGAAATACAACAGGATGTGTTGCTCTCTGGAAGCGATCCGGCCTTCTCCTGTAAAA ACGGAGTACAGAAACAAGTGTGAGTTCCTAATCTCGATGGGAGCAGACGGGGAGGATAAGACCATCGGTTTCCGCATGGGGAAGTATAAAGGCGGCTCCTGTGCCGTGGTGGGGCCAGGCGAGACCAGCCACGTCTCCGCCGAGGCCAAGAAGGTGGTCAGCGCCTTTCAGAAGTTCATCAG GACAACACCGTACTCTGTGTACAGTCCTGAAACGTATGAGGGACACTGGAAGCAGCTGACTGTCAGGACTACCAGGACCAAACAAGCAATGGCTATGGCTTTCTTCCACCCACAG AAACTGGACGAAGAGGAAGTGGGTGCGTTGAAGAACTCCATGAAGACGTACTTCACTGAAGGAGAGGGAAAGGACAGCAACGTCACCTCTCTCTTCTTCATTAGAGAGGGTCAAAG GACGTCTCCTAACATGGAGGACTTGCCCTGTGAGCTGGTGGCCGGAGAGGGCAGCATTCATGAGGAAATGCTGGGTCTGAAGTTCAGGATATCTCCTCACTCCTTCTTCCAG GTGAACACAGGAGCTGCGGAGGTTCTGTACTCCGCGGTGGGGGAGTGGGCTCAGCTGAACGAGAACAGCACGGTGCTGGACGTCTGCTGCGGGACGGGAACCATCGGCATCTCTCTGGCTAAG AGAGTAAAGAAGGTCATCGGAATCGAGATGTGCCAGGAAGCTGTGGAGGACGCCAAGGTCAATGCAAACGTCAACG GTCTGAGTAATATTGAGTTTCACTGTGGGAAAGCGGAGGACGTGTTCCCCAAAGTCCTCAATGCTCTGGTGTCGCCCAACCTCACCGCCATCGTGGATCCCCCGAGGGCCGGCCTAC ATTCCAAGGTGATTCTTGCCATCCGGAGGGCGGAGCACCTGAAGAGGCTGGTGTACGTGGCATGCAATGCTAAAGCTGCCATGACCAACTTCATCGA tctgtgCAGAGCGCCGTCCAAAAGAGTCCACGGCGCTGCGTTCCGCCCGGT
- the ranbp1 gene encoding ran-specific GTPase-activating protein, which yields MADPKDQEEPETTADTTEDSNHDPQFEPIVSLPEQDVKTLEEDEEELFKMRAKLYRFASENDPPEWKERGTGDVKLLKHREKGTIRLLMRRDRTLKICANHHIMPSMDLKPNAGSDRAWVWNTLADYADESPKPEFLAIRFLNAENAQKFKGKFDECKEEVRKSLVDTGDTDSANKVAEKLEELSVKEKASEENKTEVKKESEKKEDEKEVKAEEKN from the exons ATGGCAGACCCGAAG GACCAGGAGGAGCCCGAAACCACTGCAGATACCACAGAGGACTCTAATCATGATCCCCAATTCGAGCCCATCGTGTCCCTTCCTGAGCAGGATGTGAAAACATtagaagaggatgaggaggaactctttaaaat GCGGGCTAAACTATATCGTTTTGCCTCTGAGAACGACCCACCAGAGTGGAAGGAGAGGGGAACCGGTGATGTGAAGctgctgaaacacagagagaagggcACAATCCGCCTCCTGATGAGGAGAGACCGAACCTTGAAGATCTGTGCCAACCATCACA TTATGCCTAGCATGGACCTGAAGCCCAACGCTGGCAGTGACAGGGCGTGGGTGTGGAACACACTTGCAGATTATGCTGACGAAAGCCCCAAACCTGAATTCCTGGCAATACGGTTTTTAAATGCGGAAA aTGCTCAGAAGTTCAAGGGGAAGTTTGACGAGTGTAAGGAGGAGGTCAGAAAAAGTCTAGTGGATACAG GCGACACTGATAGCGCTAACAAAGTGGCAGAGAAGCTGGAGGAGCTCTCCGTCAAAGAAAAGGCATCAGAAGAAAACAAGACGGAGGTGAAAAAGGAGTCTGAGAAGAAAGAAGACGAGAAGGAGGTGAAGGCTGAGGAGAAGAATTGA